In Tachyglossus aculeatus isolate mTacAcu1 chromosome 10, mTacAcu1.pri, whole genome shotgun sequence, the following proteins share a genomic window:
- the FAM83E gene encoding LOW QUALITY PROTEIN: protein FAM83E (The sequence of the model RefSeq protein was modified relative to this genomic sequence to represent the inferred CDS: deleted 1 base in 1 codon) codes for MAASQLAALEEEENGEGGARTRLGEREASCYSEGQRLALEVLLSEGATGYGAFVAREGMVPFLGAEEARGLEAATEDWRPQGPQEEGCDGEGAGGDSLTYWPGCTEESPPELGLGWPEDSSWKGISRARLYTHPPAEGDPPIKELLRTSIQEASKVVAVAMDIFTDPDLLLDLYRTATRRRVPVYLLLCQQHLPAFLALAKQLGLSFQTTENLEVRVVRGCTFQSRHRKQVSGDLKEKFVLLDGDTVITGSYSFTWSDSRLHRGLVTLLTGEIANAFDHEFRTLFAASYPLPAQPTPFQTLALPPSSYFSMLDGVQLASSRPHRITQRRTMVPVVQPLTSSPPPGHGPFSGRPIPGSKGMAPGPRSPLVTAFVPHCAPTKAPRPPSSKVTFQGNLPPGKSSVLSAARRPPSPVGTASPSPPAILLPDDSIRHRLAACRTFEGPRKVRGSGDLDPLPPGNLPTGPALSDILRSVQQRRQPSGPPTRPSRSLWDLSRLSQLSDSSDQEGERTKEALLTWGHRDTPAMALMRQRGAGPPREEVQPLPPLWGGPTRPANFRQYRR; via the exons ATGGCAGCCTCCCAGCTGGcggccctggaggaggaggagaatggggaaggaggagctaGGACGAGGCTGGGGGAGCGGGAGGCTTCGTGCTACTCGGAGGGGCAGCGGCTGGCCCTGGAGGTCCTGCTGAGCGAGGGGGCCACGGGCTACGGGGCCTTCGTGGCTCGGGAGGGGATGGTGCCCTTCCTGGGAGCCGAGGAAGCCCGGGGCCTGGAGGCTGCGACCGAGGACTGGAGGCCCCAGGGGCCCCAGGAGGAggggtgtgatggggagggggccggcgggGACAGCCTGACCTACTGGCCGGGCTGCACGGAGGAGTCCCCCCCGGAGCTGGGGCTCGGGTGGCCGGAGGACTCCTCCTGGAAGGGCATCAGCAGGGCCCGGCTCTACACCCACCCCCCCGCCGAAGGGGACCCGCCCATCAAGGAGCTGCTGAGGACCTCGATCCAGGAGGCCAGCAAG GTAGTGGCCGTGGCCATGGACATCTTCACGGACCCTGACCTGCTCCTGGATCTCTACAGGACAGCGACCCGCCGGAGGGTCCCCgtctacctcctcctctgccaacaGCACCTCCCGGCCTTCCTGGCTCTGGCCAAGCAGCTTGGCCTCAGTTTTCAGACCACTGAG AACCTGGAGGTGCGGGTGGTCCGTGGCTGCACCTTCCAGAGCCGGCATCGAAAGCAGGTGAGCGGGGATCTGAAGGAGAAGTTTGTGTTGCTGGATGGAGACACGGTCATCACCGGATCCTACAG CTTCACGTGGAGCGATTCCCGGCTCCATCGGGGCCTAGTGACTCTGCTGACTGGGGAGATTGCCAATGCCTTTGACCACGAGTTCCGGACCTTGTTTGCCGCCTCCTACCCCCTGCCAGCCCAACCCACGCCCTTCCAAACCCTTGCCCTGCCCCCGAGCTCCTACTTCAGCATGCTGGATGGGGTGCAGCTGGCCTCCTCCAGGCCCCACCGCATCACTCAGCGCCGCACTATGGTCCCCGTCGTCCAGCCGCTGACGTCCTCGCCGCCGCCCGGCCACGGCCCGTTCTCGGGGAGACCGATTCCTGGATCAAAGGGAATGGCTCCTGGACCCCGGTCTCCCCTAGTGACTGCCTTCGTTCCCCACTGTGCTCCAACGAAGGCCCCGCGACCCCCATCTTCCAAAGTCACGTTCCAGGGAAACCTGCCTCCTGGAAAGTCATCCGTGTTGTCAGCAGCCCGGAGACCGCCATCTCCAGTAGGGACGGCGAGCCCAAGTCCCCCAGCCATCCTTCTTCCAGACGACTCTATCCGCCATCGTCTGGCCGCCTGCCGCACGTTCGAAGGCCCGAGGAAGGTCAGGGGGTCAGGGGATCTGGACCCGCTTCCCCCCGGCAACCTCCCCACTGGCCCAGCCCTCAGTGACATCCTACGCAGCGTACAGCAGAGACGTCAACCCTCCGGC CCCCCTACCCGGCCTAGTCGCTCGCTATGGGACCTGAGCCGCCTCTCCCAGCTGTCCGATTCCAGTGaccaggagggggaaagaaccaaggag gCTTTGCTGACCTGGGGCCACCGGGACACCCCGGCCATGGCGCTGATGAGGCAGCGGGGAGCAGGGCCCCCTCGAGAGGAGGTCCAGCCCCTCCCCCCGCTTTGGGGTGGCCCTACCCGGCCCGCCAACTTCCGCCAGTACCGCCGCTGA
- the SPACA4 gene encoding sperm acrosome membrane-associated protein 4: MAPRPLLLFLLALLAGPTSEKGCLFCELTDAQQCPGTLMQCAEDEDCFTGHGVALGVSLISNKGCVRATNCGKEQPVIYMGVTYSLVTACCQGELCNAAVPRPGPGGLGAALLLGLIGLLHPWLL, encoded by the coding sequence atggcccccaggcccctgctcctgtTCCTGCTCGCCCTGCTGGCAGGGCCCACCTCGGAGAAAGGCTGCCTTTTCTGTGAACTCACGGATGCCCAGCAGTGCCCGGGCACACTGATGCAGTGCGCCGAGGATGAGGACTGCTTCACGGGCCACGGGGTGGCCCTGGGCGTCTCGCTGATCTCCAACAAGGGCTGCGTCCGGGCCACCAACTGTGGCAAGGAGCAGCCTGTGATCTACATGGGCGTCACCTACAGCCTGGTCACTGCCTGCTGCCAGGGAGAGCTCTGCAACGCCGCggtcccccgccccgggcccgggggtctCGGGGCTGCCCTCCTGCTGGGTCTCATCGGGCTGTTACACCCCTGGCTGCTTTGA